A single genomic interval of Helianthus annuus cultivar XRQ/B chromosome 6, HanXRQr2.0-SUNRISE, whole genome shotgun sequence harbors:
- the LOC110905940 gene encoding auxin-responsive protein SAUR21: protein MAIRMPRIIQARKILRRSLSNGSRTPTYTDIPKGYFAIYVGEQEKKRHMVPVSLLSEPLFQDLLHQAEEEFGYNHPMGALTIPCSEDVFTDLASRLGAF, encoded by the coding sequence ATGGCCATCCGTATGCCTCGTATCATTCAAGCAAGAAAAATTCTGAGGCGGTCATTATCTAATGGAAGCAGAACTCCAACATATACGGACATCCCAAAAGGCTATTTTGCAATTTATGTTGGGGAACAAGAGAAGAAGCGGCACATGGTCCCGGTATCACTATTAAGCGAACCTTTGTTTCAGGACTTACTGCATCAGGCGGAGGAAGAGTTTGGGTACAACCACCCAATGGGCGCGCTCACAATTCCTTGTAGTGAAGACGTATTCACGGATCTTGCTTCTCGTTTGGGAGCGTTCTGA
- the LOC110905941 gene encoding auxin-responsive protein SAUR21, translating to MAIRMPRLIQARKILKRSLSNGSTTPASMDIPKGYFAIYVGEQEKKRFVVSVSLLSEPTFQELLHQAEEEFGYNHPMGGLTIPCSEDVFTDLASRLGAF from the coding sequence ATGGCCATACGTATGCCACGCCTCATTCAAGCAAGAAAAATTCTCAAACGGTCCCTCTCTAATGGTAGCACCACTCCTGCATCTATGGACATCCCCAAAGGCTATTTTGCCATTTATGTTGGAGAACAAGAGAAGAAGCGGTTTGTGGTGTCTGTATCACTACTAAGCGAACCTACGTTTCAGGAGCTACTGCATCAGGCAGAAGAAGAGTTTGGCTACAACCATCCAATGGGCGGGCTCACGATTCCCTGTAGTGAAGATGTATTCACAGATCTGGCTTCTCGTTTGGGAGCATTTTGA